The sequence below is a genomic window from Verrucomicrobiia bacterium.
AGAGGTCCTTCTGGTCACCTTCACCGAGGCGGCGGCGACGGAAATGCGCGGGCGCATCCGGGAGCGGCTGCTGCAGGAATCGGCAAAGAATCCCCAAGACGCGCATTGGCAGGAACAGATTGCCCTGTTCGAAACAGCCCGTATCGGGACGCTCCATAGTTTTTGCCTCGAATTAATTCGCCAGCATTTCTATCAGCTCGCCCTTGATCCCCAGTTAAGCGTGCTGGCCGAAGAGGAAGCGCGCTTGCTGGCTGAGGAAACCCTCGAAGAGCTGCTCCAAACCCACTACGCCGGCCAGGACAGCCAAGCCCAAGCCGTGCAGAGTCTGATACAGGTCCAGGGCAGCGGGTCCGACCGGCTCGTTCGCGCCCTGGTGCTGCGTCTGCATCGCTACACCCAAAGTTTGCCGGACCCGGCTGGCTGGCTGCGCCAGCAAGTATTGGCTTACGAGGCCGGCGCGCCACAGAAGTGGGTTGAATGGCTGAATCAGGCCCTGGCGGATTGGCGCGCGGCCTGGTTGCCGGCCCTGCACAGCCTGGCGGCCCACAACGCACTGGCCGCCGAGTGCGCCGCCGTGCTCTTAGGGCTCCCTCCTGGGGCGGGCCGCGCGGAAGTGGTGGCTGCCCTGGGACAGGTCACCGCTATTGCCTCTCAATGTCCGAACGGCAAAAAAGGACTTTGGCATGAGCCCCTCAAGGAATTCTTCGCCGAGACCGCATTCCTCCGCTCAGTCGCGCAGAGCCCGCCAGGCCCGCCCAATCTTCCACCGGCGACACCGCACAACCCTGCGAGCGCCGCAACTCCCGCCGCTTTGCCAAATGCTCGACAAGGCCCCGCCGTCATCAATTCCGCGCCTGGCAGCGACCCCCTGGCCCAGGATTGGGAATGGGTCCGCCACGAAATGCTGGCCCTGTTGCGCCTCGCCCAGGATTTTGCCGGCGCCTTCGCCGAAGCCAAGCGCGAGCTTGGCGCAGTGGATTTCGCCGATATCGAGCAATACGCCCTTGGGCTGCTGTGGGATTCCGCGGCAAACGAGCCGACGAAGATCGCCCGGCAATGGCGCAAAAAAATCCGTTACGTGTTCGTGGATGAGTACCAGGACATTAATGCCGCGCAGGATAAGATCATCCAGGCCCTTAGCCGCGAGGCGGCGGAAGCCAATCGCTTTCTGGTGGGTGATGTCAAGCAAAGCATTTATCGGTTCCGCCTGGCCGCACCCCACGTCTTCCAGGGCTACATCCGGCAGTGGGCCAAAGGCGAGGGGCGCGTTATCCCGTTGGTGGACAATTTTCGCAGCCGCGAAGGGATTTTGCTCTTCGTTAATTCGCTTTTTGAGCGTCTCATGCGGCCCGAACTCGGGAGCGTGTCTTACGATGAAATGGCGCGCCTGGCCTTCGGCGCTCCGTTGGAACGCCGCCTCCTAAGCGCCTCTGAAAACCCGGCGCCCTGCGTCGAGCTGCACCTGTGTCTCAAAGGAGGGGCCGAACCTTCGGACCCGGAGCCCGATTCGGCAGAGGGCCTGGCCGAGGCGCGCGACTTGGAAGAGCCGGCCAAAGAGGCCCGCCAGGTAGCATTGCGGCTGCTGGAATTGCGCGCCAGCCGTCATCCCATTTGGGACGAGCAATCCCGGCAATTCCGCTCCGTCGAGTGGCGCGATATGGCCGTCCTTCTGCGGGCCCCTGCAGGGAAAGCGGAAAGCTTTGCCAAAGAATTCTCCGCCCTCGAGGTCCCTCTGCAGGTCGCCCGTGCCGGGTTTTATGAGAGCCTCGAGGTCTCCGATTTGTTGAATTTGCTCCAATTACTCGATAACCCGTTGCAGGACGTGCCGGCCCTGGGTGTTTTGCGCTCGCCGCTGGTCGGCCTAACGCTCAATGAATTGGCTCTCATTCGGCTGGCCGCGCCCAAAGCCCATTTCTGGACCGCCCTTCTGCGGTGGAATCGGCAGCCCCAAAGTCCCATTCCAGCCTCCGGCAACGCAACGAAAGAGGCGAACGACCGGGAATCCCCGTCGGTTATTGACCCGCTGGAGACTGGCCGCAAAACCGCCACATTCCTCGAACGCTTCGCCCGATGGCGGCGTTTGGCCAGGCAAGTGTCCCTTTCGCAGTGCCTCGAAGCGGTTTTGGCCGAAACCCATTACTCCGATTGGCTCTGGACCCAGCCCCGGGGCCAACAGCGCCAGGCCAATGTCATGCGCTTGTTAAAGCTGGCCCAGCAGTTCGACCGCTTTCAACGCCAGGGCTTGTTCCGTTTCTTGCGGTTCATTGAAGCGCAACAATCGGTCGATTCGGAGCCCGAGACACCTTCCCTGAACGAAGAGAACTCCGTTTCTTTGCTGAGCATACACCAGAGCAAAGGGCTTGAATTCCCCGTAGTTGTCGTGGCTGACCTGGGCAAGCTTTTCAATCTTTCCGACCTGAGGGCCGGACTGATTCTGGACGAGTTATACGGCTTGTGTCCGCGTATCAAACCGCCCCATTCTGCCAGGTCCTACCCGAGCCTGCCGCATTGGCTGGCTCGGCGCCGCCAACTCCGCGAGCTGCTGGCTGAAGAGATGCGCCTGCTCTATGTCGCCATCACCCGCGCGCGCGACACTCTGCTGCTCAGCGCCAATATCGCTCGCACCCGCTTCGAGCGGCTCTGGAAAGCCAAATCGGAAACAGGCACCGACGCCTTGCTCTCAGCCAGGAGTTACGCCGATTGGCTGGGGCTTTGGTTTTCCCAACACGTTCCCCAAATGGAGCCGCCACAACAGGGGCAGACCGAGTTGTTGCGCTGGTTCATTTGCGACGAGGACGCGGCATTGCGGCGACCGAACCGCGAAGTGCCTCCACCCGGTCCGGTTACACGCCGGGACGCCGCCCTCGATTCGCCTGTCCTGGAAAAGCTGCGGCGGCGTCTCGCATGGCGCTATCCCCATGAAGCTGCAACCAGCCAATCCGCCAAGAGTTCGGTGTCGCTGTTGCGAAGGCAAGCCGCCGAAAAGCTCGGTGAAGAAGCGACCTTTTTATTTGGCGCTCCCTCTTCAAAGCTCAGGTCGCCTCGATCGAGGGTTACGGGGGAAAATGCCTCACCTCGCCTCTCTACACGGCCTTCCGCCGCTGAGATTGGCAACGCCCATCATGCGTTTCTCGAAGGCATCGCGCTGGACCGGGCGGGCTCGAAGACGCAACTGGAAGCGGAGGCCAAACGGCTTGAACGCGCCGGGCACTTGGCCATCGAGGAGGTTGCTTTGCTTGATTTCAAGGCCCTGGCCGCCTTCTGGGGTTCCGGTTTGGGCGCAAGAATCCGCGCGCAAACCCCCTTTGTCCATCGCGAGCTGCCCTTCACGGTTCGTTTTCGTGCAGACGAGATAGCCGCCCTACTCGGGTTGCCTGCGCAATCGGACCTCCAAAACGAGTTCGTCATCGTGCAGGGTGTTGTGGATTTGGCGGTCATTCTTCCCAATGAAATCTGGCTGCTTGATTTCAAAACCGATGACCTCAGGCCCGCCCAATTGTCCGGAAAGCTCCAGTTGTATGAGCCCCAGTTGAAACTCTACGCCCGCGCCCTCGCGCAGGTATATAAGAAACCTGTCTCGGAATCCTGGCTCTACTTTCTGCACCTGCAACAGGCATCGAGGGTCCAATAGTTGACTTTGCCCCCGCCTCTTCTTAGCCTCCCCAACGATGAAGCTGCTGGCCGATTCCATCCTTGAACTCATCCGGCGCACCTCGGCTGAAATCCCCGATGATGTGCATCGCGCCATCCTGGCGTCCCTTGAACGGGAACAAAAGGGGACCATTGCCCAGAGCGCCATGCAGATTATCGATCAAAATGTTGCCCTGGCAAAAAGCAAATCCCAACCCATTTGCCAGGATACCGGCAGCATCCTTTTCTTTGTCGAGTGCCCGCTGGGCTTCGACCAGCTCGCCTTTGAAGAAACCGCTCGCGACGCGGTCAAGACGGCCACGAAAAAGGGCTTTCTGCGGCAGAATTCAGTCGATTCCATTACCGGCAAAAACGACGGCACCAACGTCGGGCCAGGCTCGCCGACCATTCACTTTCATCAGCAGCGCAATGGGGAGGTTTCGGTGCGGTTGGTGCTCAAGGGCGGCGGCTGCGAAAACGTCGGGGCGCAGTACTCGTTGCCCAACGAGAAGCTCAAGGCCAACCGCGACCTGGACGGCTGCCGCAAAGCGATCCTCGATGCGGTCCTCCAGGCTCAAGGCAAAGGATGCGGACCTGGAATCCTCGGGGTGTGCATCGGGGGAGACAGGGCAACGGGTTACGAGTTTTCCAAGATACAGTTATTGCGCAGGCTCGACGACCGCAATGGGAACGAGCAGTTGGCCCGGCTCGAAGAGGATATTGTCGAAACGGCCAACAAGCTCGGCATTGGCCCGATGGGCTTTGGCGGGCGCACCACGCTTCTGGGCACCAAAATCGGCGTGCTCAACCGCCTGCCGGCATCCTACTTTGTTAGCGTCAGTTACATGTGTTGGGCCTATCGCCGGCAAGGTGTGCGCCTGCGGACCGGCGGCGCCATCGAGGAATGGCTTTACTGATGCAAAAAGCCAATATGCTTCAGCTCACAACTCCTTTAACAGAACAGGCGGTTCGCTCTCTCAAGGTGGGCGACCAAGTGGCCATCACCGGGCGGCTGTTTACCGGGCGCGATGCGGTCCATAAGTATTTGCATGAAGGAGGCAAACTGCCGCCAGATGTGAAGCTGGCGGGGGGCATCCTGTACCATTGCGGCCCTGTGATTATCAAAGACGAGCTGGGCGACTGGAAATGTGTCGCCGCCGGGCCGACCACTTCGATACGCGAGGAACCCTACCAGGGCGAGATCATCCGCCAGTTCGGGTTGCGGGGGGTTATCGGCAAAGGAGGCATGGGGGACCGAACTCTGGCCGCCTGCAAGGAGCACGGCTGTGTGTACCTGCATGCAGTCGGCGGGGCCGCCCAGGTGCTCGCCCAATGCATCAAGCGCGTGCCCAATGTGTATTTCCTCGAACAGTTCGGATTCCCCGAAGCTATCTGGGAGTTCGAGGCAGCAGGATTTCCGGCGGTGGTTACCATGGACGCCCAAGGCCATTCCTTGCACAAGGAAGTCTTCGACGCCAGCCAAAGAGAATTGGCAAAATACGTTTAGTTCCCCCAGCATGAGAATCCTCTTCCTCAACGGCCCCAACCTCAACCTCCTCGGTCAACGCGAGCCCGGTATCTATGGCCACACCAGCCTCGAGGAAATCGAGGAAAAGGTCCGCCAACGGGCTAAGGCTCTCGGGGCTGAAATCGAGTTCTGCCAAAGCAACAGCGAGGGGGAGTTGGTGACTTGGATTCAAAAGGCCAAGAGTGAATTCGATGTGATTGTTCTCAATGCAGCCGCCTACACCCATACGAGTGTGGCTTTGCGCGATGCAATTACCGCCGCCGGCGTGCCGACTATTGAAATCCACCTCTCCAACGTCCACGCCCGCGAGGAATTTCGACACAAATCCCTGATCGCCCCTGTCTGCGCTGGGCAGATTCTGGGCTTCGGCGCTGCCTCTTACGTTTTAGCCGTGGAAGCGGCAATTAACGTTAACGAACGCAAGATTAAGCCGTGAAACGCCAGTTTTAACCATGTTTTTACCCTTATCGAACGGCTGTCTTTTTTAATAGTTGACGCGCCTGCACCAGATCAGCTATTTTCCATCGCATATTATTAATGGGTCAAGCAGAGTCGATTTCGGCTGCTGCTTTTTTGCTTATTTGAAAGAAAGAACCGCAAGACAGAGCACTCGAATGTGGTGTAAGAATGCTCATGGCAATAACCGGCCCCCCCGGAAATGCGCCCTTTCACCGCAAAAACCCTGTAATTAAACTAGTGCCGTGGACCTAAAAGACGACCTCAAAGACATTAAGGCCATTATTGACCTGATGCGGAAGAACTCCGTATCGGAGTTCGAGTTGGAAAAGCAGGATTTCAAGGTCAAGATCAAGCGTGGCGCCAACGGCACCAATCCCGTCATTGCACAGGATGATTCCTCCGGCATGGCCTACATTCCACCCTCAGTTACTGCCCCTCCGCCGCCTGCCGCCGTTGCCTCGACGCCTGTCAGCAATGAGGTCGATATCAAGTCTCCCATGATCGGCACGTTTTACCGCGCCCCTTCCCCGGAAGCGGCCCCCTACATCGAGTTAGGCTCTGAAGTCAATCCTGATACAGTGGTTTGTATCATCGAAGCGATGAAGGTCATGAACGAGATAAAAGCCGAGGCCAAAGGCGTCATTACCCAGGCCATGGTCGAGAATGCCAAGCCGGTCGAGTTCGGCCAGCCATTATTCAAAATCAGGCCCTCTTGAGGACGCCAGCATCCCACCTACCCCCACCGCTGTCGCCTAAATAGCATGTTCGAAAAAGTCCTGGTCGCAAATCGCGGGGAAATAGCCGTCCGCATTATCCGGGCCTGCAAGGAACTCAACATCCGGACGGTAGCGATTTATTCGGAGGCAGATGCCAACTCGATGCACGTGCAACTGGCAGACGAAGCCATTTGCATCGGAAAGGCACCCGCCAACGAAAGTTATTTGCGCATCGACCGCATCGTCAGCGCCGCCGAGATAGCGGATGTCGATGCCATCCACCCCGGATACGGTTTTCTGGCCGAGAACGCCCATTTTGCGGATGTGTGCGAGAGCTGCAACATTCGCTTTATAGGGCCTAACTCGCGGGCCATGAACGCTTTGGAAGATAAGGCCGTCAGCAGGGCTTTGGCCAAAAAGGCCGATGTCCCCACCCCTCCTGGCTCAGAAGGGGTGGTCGAGAATGAGCAAGAGGCTCTGGGTGTAGCCAAGCGCATCGGCTATCCTGTGATGATCAAGGCGGTCGCTGGGGGTGGAGGCCGGGGCATGCGGGTTGCTCACAACGATATCTCTCTTGTAAAAGGGTTCCACACCGCCCGCAATGAAGCCGAGAAGGCCTTCGGCAACTCGGGTGTTTATATCGAAAAATTCATCGAAAACCCGCATCACGTCGAGTTCCAAATCCTCGGGGACAATAAGGGGCACATCATCCACCTGGGGGAGCGTGACTGCTCAATACAACGACGGAACCAAAAGGTGGTCGAGGAATCCCCTTCGCCACTGTTGAACGGGAAGTTCAAAGATTTGCGAAAAAAAATGGGAAAGGCCGCCATTAAAATTGCCCAGGAAGCCAATTATACCAATGCCGGCACGGTCGAGTTCATCGTGGATAACAACGGGAATTTCTATTTTCTCGAGATGAACAAGCGCATCCAGGTCGAGCACCCCATCACTGAGGAAGTGACCGGCATCGACCTGGTCCGCTATCAGATCATGCTGGCGATGGGAGAACCGCTGCGCCTTTCCCAGGGGGACGTTCAGTTCCGGGGACACGCCATCGAATGCCGCATTAATGCCGAAGACCCCTTTGACGATTTCCGCCCAAGCCCCGGGCGCATCGAGATGTACTACCAACCGGGCGGACGCGGAGTGCGCGTGGATAGTCACGCCTACGCCGGCTACACCATCCCTTCGGCTTATGATTCGCTCATCGGCAAGTTGATTACCTATGGCAAAGACCGCCGCGAGGCCATGGACAAAATGAGCCGCGCGTTGAGCGAGTACATGATCACCGGCATTAAAACCACCATCTCCTTCCAGCAGGCAATCCTCCAAGACCCCAATTTCCGCCGGGGAGTTTATTCCACCACGTTCATCGAGCAGTTGCTCAGCGGCGCGCGCAGGGAATTGATTGAAGAAAAGGCCTGAAGCAAATTAGATTTGGGATTGCGCGGCAAGTGATGATGGCATAGGTTTTTGCGCCGCGCGCGAGTTGCACAGGTTACTTTATGGAAAATAATAGAGCCGAACTGACACTGGATGGAAAGAATTGTAAATTGCCGGTAATCGAGGGGAGCGAGCACGAGCGGGGCATCGATATTTCTTCCCTGCGCAACGATACCGGGTTTATCACACTGGATGATGGGTATGCCAACACTGGCTCCTGCCAGAGCCAGATCACCTTTATCGATGGCGAGCGCGGGATTCTGCGCTACCGGGGGATTCCCATCGAAGAACTTGCTGAGAACTCCACCTTCATCGAGGTGGCTCATCTGATTATCATGGGCCGGCTGCCCAACAGCGCCGAACTGCGCCGCTTTTCCGACCTGCTCACCGACAACGAGCTGCTCAACGAAGCCATGAAACACCACTTCGAGGGCTTCCCGACCCATGCCCATCCCATGGCCATTCTCTCGTCGATGATCAACGCCGCAAGCTGCTTTTATCCCGAACTGCTTGAAGAACAAAAGCAAAACCATTTCGAGGTCGCCGCAGCCAGGCTCCTCTCCCAGGTCCGGACTATCGCCGCGTTCGCCTACCACAAATCGCGAGGATTGCCCATTATATATCCAAAACCCGACCTGAAGTACACGGCGAACTTCCTGCACATGATGTTCTCGCTGCCTTACCAGGATGCGGAAATCAAGCCCGAAACAGCCAAAGCCCTGGACCTGATCTTTTTGCTCCACGCCGATCACGAACAAAACTGCTCGACAGCGACAGTGCGGATGGTGGCTTCCAGCCGGGCCAACCTTTTTGCCAGCGCCGCCGCCGGGGTCTGCGCTTTGTGGGGTCCGCTGCATGGCGGGGCCAACCAGGCTGTGCTGGAAATGCTCCAGGCCATCCACGACTCCGGCGATAACGGCTCGAAATTCATTGCCGCAGCCAAAGACAAGAACAGCGGCAAACGCCTCATGGGATTCGGCCATCGGGTCTATAAGAACTACGATCCGCGCGCCAAGATCATCAAGAAGGCCTGCGACGAGGTGCTCTCCAAGATGCACATCCAGGACCCTCTGCTAGATATCGCCAAGCACCTCGAAGAAGCCGCCCTGAGCGACCCTTATTTTGTCGAGCGCAAGCTCTATCCGAACGTCGATTTCTACAGCGGAATCATCATGCGGGCTATCGGCATCCCGGTCGAGATGTTCACGGTCATGTTCGCCATCGGGCGCATGCCCGGCTGGATTGCCAATTATCGCGAAGTGATGGAAGCCCCCACCCGCATTTATCGCCCACGCCAGATTTATACCGGGCCCACCCTGAACCATTACATCCCACTCAAAGAGCGGAAATGAACCCGCCGGACCGCTACCGCGGTTTGGTTTTGAGCGAATCGGCACACCTGCCAGAAAGGGCAGGCCCGGAGTACTTCTAGGCCTTAACTACCATCCATGAACATTCACGAGTTTCAAGCCAAGCAATTATTAGCCCGGCAGGGCGTCGCCCTGCCCGCGGGCGACGTGTGCGATTCCCCGGAAGCTGCCAAACGCATTGCCGAACAACTCTTTGTCCAGGGTGCGCGCATTGTGGCTGTCAAATCCCAAATCCATTCGGGCGGCCGCGGCAAAGGCGCCTTCAAAAGCGGGTTCAAGGGAGGAGTCAAAATCTGTAAAACGGCGCAAGAGGTGTTTGAGAACGCCCAAGCGATGCTTGGCAACGTGCTCGTGACCAAGCAGACCGGTCCCGAGGGCCGGCTGGTGAGCAAGTTGCTGGTGGCCCTGGCCCCCAATATCCAGAAAGAACTCTACCTGGCCGTCCTGCTGGACCGCGCCACCGCCCGCCCCGTGCTGATGTCCAGCACAGAAGGGGGAATGGACATCGAAGAAGTGGCTGCCAAAACGCCTGAAAAAATCATAAAGGAACCCATCGATCCAGCAGTCGGCATGATGCCTTACCAGGGGCGCAAAGTGGCCGCTTCCCTCGGGTTAAC
It includes:
- a CDS encoding citrate synthase; amino-acid sequence: MENNRAELTLDGKNCKLPVIEGSEHERGIDISSLRNDTGFITLDDGYANTGSCQSQITFIDGERGILRYRGIPIEELAENSTFIEVAHLIIMGRLPNSAELRRFSDLLTDNELLNEAMKHHFEGFPTHAHPMAILSSMINAASCFYPELLEEQKQNHFEVAAARLLSQVRTIAAFAYHKSRGLPIIYPKPDLKYTANFLHMMFSLPYQDAEIKPETAKALDLIFLLHADHEQNCSTATVRMVASSRANLFASAAAGVCALWGPLHGGANQAVLEMLQAIHDSGDNGSKFIAAAKDKNSGKRLMGFGHRVYKNYDPRAKIIKKACDEVLSKMHIQDPLLDIAKHLEEAALSDPYFVERKLYPNVDFYSGIIMRAIGIPVEMFTVMFAIGRMPGWIANYREVMEAPTRIYRPRQIYTGPTLNHYIPLKERK
- the aroQ gene encoding type II 3-dehydroquinate dehydratase, whose amino-acid sequence is MRILFLNGPNLNLLGQREPGIYGHTSLEEIEEKVRQRAKALGAEIEFCQSNSEGELVTWIQKAKSEFDVIVLNAAAYTHTSVALRDAITAAGVPTIEIHLSNVHAREEFRHKSLIAPVCAGQILGFGAASYVLAVEAAINVNERKIKP
- the accC gene encoding acetyl-CoA carboxylase biotin carboxylase subunit, giving the protein MFEKVLVANRGEIAVRIIRACKELNIRTVAIYSEADANSMHVQLADEAICIGKAPANESYLRIDRIVSAAEIADVDAIHPGYGFLAENAHFADVCESCNIRFIGPNSRAMNALEDKAVSRALAKKADVPTPPGSEGVVENEQEALGVAKRIGYPVMIKAVAGGGGRGMRVAHNDISLVKGFHTARNEAEKAFGNSGVYIEKFIENPHHVEFQILGDNKGHIIHLGERDCSIQRRNQKVVEESPSPLLNGKFKDLRKKMGKAAIKIAQEANYTNAGTVEFIVDNNGNFYFLEMNKRIQVEHPITEEVTGIDLVRYQIMLAMGEPLRLSQGDVQFRGHAIECRINAEDPFDDFRPSPGRIEMYYQPGGRGVRVDSHAYAGYTIPSAYDSLIGKLITYGKDRREAMDKMSRALSEYMITGIKTTISFQQAILQDPNFRRGVYSTTFIEQLLSGARRELIEEKA
- a CDS encoding UvrD-helicase domain-containing protein; translated protein: MNLTAAQKEAIEAPGNVLLVAGAGTGKTRTLVERCLFLLVEAQPRASLEEVLLVTFTEAAATEMRGRIRERLLQESAKNPQDAHWQEQIALFETARIGTLHSFCLELIRQHFYQLALDPQLSVLAEEEARLLAEETLEELLQTHYAGQDSQAQAVQSLIQVQGSGSDRLVRALVLRLHRYTQSLPDPAGWLRQQVLAYEAGAPQKWVEWLNQALADWRAAWLPALHSLAAHNALAAECAAVLLGLPPGAGRAEVVAALGQVTAIASQCPNGKKGLWHEPLKEFFAETAFLRSVAQSPPGPPNLPPATPHNPASAATPAALPNARQGPAVINSAPGSDPLAQDWEWVRHEMLALLRLAQDFAGAFAEAKRELGAVDFADIEQYALGLLWDSAANEPTKIARQWRKKIRYVFVDEYQDINAAQDKIIQALSREAAEANRFLVGDVKQSIYRFRLAAPHVFQGYIRQWAKGEGRVIPLVDNFRSREGILLFVNSLFERLMRPELGSVSYDEMARLAFGAPLERRLLSASENPAPCVELHLCLKGGAEPSDPEPDSAEGLAEARDLEEPAKEARQVALRLLELRASRHPIWDEQSRQFRSVEWRDMAVLLRAPAGKAESFAKEFSALEVPLQVARAGFYESLEVSDLLNLLQLLDNPLQDVPALGVLRSPLVGLTLNELALIRLAAPKAHFWTALLRWNRQPQSPIPASGNATKEANDRESPSVIDPLETGRKTATFLERFARWRRLARQVSLSQCLEAVLAETHYSDWLWTQPRGQQRQANVMRLLKLAQQFDRFQRQGLFRFLRFIEAQQSVDSEPETPSLNEENSVSLLSIHQSKGLEFPVVVVADLGKLFNLSDLRAGLILDELYGLCPRIKPPHSARSYPSLPHWLARRRQLRELLAEEMRLLYVAITRARDTLLLSANIARTRFERLWKAKSETGTDALLSARSYADWLGLWFSQHVPQMEPPQQGQTELLRWFICDEDAALRRPNREVPPPGPVTRRDAALDSPVLEKLRRRLAWRYPHEAATSQSAKSSVSLLRRQAAEKLGEEATFLFGAPSSKLRSPRSRVTGENASPRLSTRPSAAEIGNAHHAFLEGIALDRAGSKTQLEAEAKRLERAGHLAIEEVALLDFKALAAFWGSGLGARIRAQTPFVHRELPFTVRFRADEIAALLGLPAQSDLQNEFVIVQGVVDLAVILPNEIWLLDFKTDDLRPAQLSGKLQLYEPQLKLYARALAQVYKKPVSESWLYFLHLQQASRVQ
- the accB gene encoding acetyl-CoA carboxylase biotin carboxyl carrier protein, translated to MDLKDDLKDIKAIIDLMRKNSVSEFELEKQDFKVKIKRGANGTNPVIAQDDSSGMAYIPPSVTAPPPPAAVASTPVSNEVDIKSPMIGTFYRAPSPEAAPYIELGSEVNPDTVVCIIEAMKVMNEIKAEAKGVITQAMVENAKPVEFGQPLFKIRPS